Proteins from a single region of Chitinibacter bivalviorum:
- a CDS encoding DUF3313 domain-containing protein → MKKLISATLLGASLLMGQSAWATTDAEMVRDNLFTIPLTAYQADPNNPNQRLYLKPGATLNQYQQVIVEPPLFLQQNHINEWELLQPSEANKIAQYFQAKLSAELQNLGITVVTQPDANTLRLRSAVTGMGQTRPDRKLTDFAPTKAKINLAKRVMGKEPYLLMVSTMAQVEDATSGELLAGVVSLKETSKTKVKDQEITLAYLQKEIDKLTKKSAAQLARAMGKI, encoded by the coding sequence ATGAAAAAACTGATTAGCGCGACCTTGCTCGGCGCAAGCTTGCTGATGGGCCAGTCCGCGTGGGCGACGACGGATGCTGAAATGGTGCGTGACAACTTGTTTACGATTCCGCTGACGGCCTACCAAGCCGACCCCAATAACCCGAATCAACGGCTGTACCTGAAACCCGGCGCGACGCTGAATCAGTACCAACAAGTTATCGTTGAGCCGCCGCTGTTTTTGCAGCAAAACCACATCAATGAGTGGGAGCTGTTGCAGCCGAGCGAGGCCAATAAAATTGCGCAGTATTTCCAAGCTAAATTGAGCGCGGAGCTACAAAATCTGGGCATTACCGTGGTGACGCAGCCCGATGCGAATACCTTGCGACTGCGCTCAGCCGTCACGGGCATGGGGCAAACGCGGCCGGATCGTAAATTGACAGATTTCGCGCCAACCAAGGCCAAAATTAATCTGGCCAAACGGGTCATGGGCAAAGAGCCGTATTTGCTGATGGTAAGCACGATGGCGCAGGTCGAGGACGCCACTAGCGGCGAGCTACTGGCGGGGGTCGTGAGCTTGAAGGAGACGAGCAAAACCAAGGTAAAAGATCAAGAAATCACCTTGGCCTATTTGCAAAAAGAAATCGACAAGCTCACCAAGAAAAGCGCAGCTCAATTGGCGCGGGCGATGGGAAAAATCTAA
- the polA gene encoding DNA polymerase I produces the protein MATLLLIDGSSYLYRAFHAIRELSAPDGTPSNAVFGFVNMLKKLRQQTHADYIACVFDAKGKTFRDDIYPQYKAQRPPMPDELRVQIAPIHTAVAAFGIPILMIEGVEADDVIGTLARQASAQGITTIMSTGDKDMSQLVDEHARIENSMTEEVLDRDGVFAKFNVWPEQIVDYLSLIGDTVDNVPGVPKCGPKTAAKWLAEYGSLDNVIANADSIKGVVGQNLRDSLGWLPTAKALVTIKCDVDLSAELPNGFDDLKYQLEDSATLLSLFTRFNFRTWMREMEGKVGKAAAPEAPKGITTDLFAENTSEAIPQEEAAQTIPAAPLERHYECITTPELLAKWIAKINAAPMTAFDTETDSLDSMQARIVGMSFSVQAGEAAYLPLAHHGADTPDQLPFDDTIAQLKPWLESAEHKKVGQNLKYDQHVLANIGIALAGIFDDTLLMSYVLASHEKHNMDDQAERELGETTIKYEEICGKGAKQIGFAEVDLDTATRYAAEDADITGRLANTLLPRLQANAGLNYVYRDIEMPSRDVLYVMERNGFLVDANKLNRQSHEIGLRLIELEQQAYELAGQPFNLGSPKQLGEIFFEKLKLPVIKKTPKGAPSTDEEVLSELAKDYPLPKVLLEHRSLSKLKSTYTDKLPLMINPNTGRVHTNFNQTVAVTGRLSSTEPNLQNIPVRTAEGRKIREAFIAPTGCKIVSADYSQIELRIMAHLSGDAALIRAFEQGLDIHKATAAEVFGIDLNEVSSEQRRYAKSINFGLIYGMSAFGLAAQLEITREAAKTFIERYFNRFPGVFEYMENTRAAAKEAGYVETVFGRRLWLPAIKSSNGAQRAGAERAAINAPMQGTAADLIKLAMVAVNQWLIAEKLNSRLLLQVHDELILEVPEAELELVKAKLPEIMGNVATLKVPLLAEVGVGENWEEAH, from the coding sequence ATGGCGACGCTGCTTTTAATTGATGGATCTTCGTATCTTTACCGCGCCTTTCATGCCATCCGCGAGCTAAGCGCCCCAGACGGCACACCTAGCAATGCCGTCTTTGGTTTTGTGAACATGCTCAAAAAGCTGCGCCAACAAACACACGCCGATTATATCGCGTGCGTGTTCGATGCCAAAGGTAAAACCTTCCGCGACGACATTTACCCGCAATACAAAGCCCAGCGCCCGCCGATGCCCGATGAACTGCGCGTGCAGATAGCGCCGATCCACACCGCCGTTGCCGCGTTTGGGATTCCGATTTTAATGATTGAAGGCGTCGAAGCCGACGACGTGATCGGCACGCTGGCGCGGCAAGCCTCTGCGCAAGGCATCACGACGATTATGTCGACCGGCGACAAAGACATGTCGCAGCTGGTGGACGAGCACGCGCGCATTGAAAACAGCATGACCGAAGAAGTGCTCGACCGCGACGGCGTATTTGCCAAATTCAACGTCTGGCCCGAGCAGATTGTCGATTATCTATCGCTGATCGGCGACACCGTCGATAACGTGCCGGGTGTACCGAAATGCGGCCCGAAAACCGCCGCCAAATGGCTGGCTGAATACGGCAGCCTCGACAATGTCATCGCCAACGCCGACAGCATCAAAGGCGTCGTCGGGCAAAATCTGCGCGATTCACTTGGGTGGCTACCGACGGCGAAAGCGCTGGTGACGATTAAATGCGATGTCGATCTCTCCGCCGAATTGCCGAACGGTTTCGACGATTTGAAATATCAGCTTGAGGACAGCGCGACGCTGCTGAGCCTATTTACCCGCTTTAATTTCCGCACTTGGATGCGCGAGATGGAAGGCAAAGTCGGCAAAGCCGCCGCGCCAGAAGCCCCCAAGGGTATCACCACCGATCTCTTTGCTGAAAACACATCTGAGGCAATACCCCAAGAAGAAGCAGCTCAAACTATCCCAGCCGCCCCGCTGGAGCGCCATTACGAGTGCATCACCACGCCCGAATTGCTCGCCAAGTGGATCGCTAAAATCAACGCCGCGCCGATGACCGCGTTCGACACCGAAACCGACAGCCTCGACTCGATGCAGGCGCGCATCGTCGGCATGTCGTTCTCGGTGCAAGCGGGCGAAGCCGCCTATCTGCCGCTGGCGCACCACGGCGCCGACACGCCAGATCAGCTTCCGTTCGACGACACGATCGCGCAACTCAAGCCGTGGCTCGAATCGGCGGAACACAAAAAAGTCGGCCAAAATCTAAAATACGATCAGCACGTTTTGGCAAATATCGGCATTGCTTTGGCGGGGATCTTTGATGATACGCTGCTGATGAGCTATGTACTCGCCAGCCACGAAAAGCACAATATGGACGACCAAGCCGAGCGCGAGCTGGGCGAAACGACGATCAAATACGAAGAAATCTGCGGCAAAGGTGCCAAGCAGATTGGCTTTGCTGAAGTTGACCTAGATACTGCCACGCGGTATGCAGCCGAAGACGCGGATATTACTGGCCGCCTAGCCAATACCCTATTGCCGCGCTTGCAAGCCAACGCGGGTTTGAACTACGTTTACCGCGACATCGAAATGCCTTCGCGCGACGTGCTGTACGTGATGGAGCGCAACGGCTTTTTGGTCGATGCCAACAAACTCAACCGCCAAAGCCACGAAATCGGCCTGCGCCTGATTGAGCTGGAACAGCAAGCCTACGAGCTAGCTGGCCAGCCGTTTAACCTCGGCTCGCCCAAGCAGCTGGGCGAAATTTTCTTTGAAAAACTCAAACTGCCGGTCATCAAAAAAACGCCCAAAGGCGCGCCATCGACCGACGAAGAAGTGCTCAGCGAATTGGCCAAAGATTACCCGCTGCCCAAAGTGCTGCTGGAGCACCGCAGCCTGAGCAAATTGAAATCGACGTACACCGACAAGCTGCCGCTGATGATTAACCCGAACACCGGCCGCGTGCACACCAATTTCAACCAGACCGTCGCCGTCACCGGGCGGCTAAGCTCGACTGAACCCAATCTGCAAAACATCCCGGTGCGCACCGCCGAGGGCCGCAAAATCCGCGAGGCCTTTATCGCGCCAACGGGCTGCAAAATCGTCTCGGCGGATTATTCACAGATTGAATTGCGCATCATGGCGCATCTGTCCGGCGACGCCGCGCTGATCCGCGCCTTTGAGCAGGGCCTCGACATTCACAAAGCCACCGCCGCCGAAGTCTTCGGCATTGATCTGAATGAGGTCAGCAGCGAGCAGCGGCGCTACGCCAAAAGCATTAACTTCGGCCTGATCTACGGCATGAGCGCCTTTGGTCTGGCCGCCCAGCTCGAAATCACCCGCGAAGCGGCAAAAACCTTTATCGAACGCTACTTCAACCGCTTCCCCGGCGTATTCGAATACATGGAAAACACCCGCGCCGCAGCCAAAGAAGCGGGCTACGTCGAAACCGTCTTCGGCCGCCGCCTGTGGTTGCCAGCCATCAAATCATCGAACGGAGCCCAACGCGCCGGTGCCGAGCGCGCAGCAATCAACGCGCCGATGCAAGGCACGGCAGCGGATTTGATTAAATTGGCGATGGTGGCGGTGAATCAGTGGCTAATTGCGGAGAAGTTGAATAGCCGACTGCTGTTGCAGGTGCATGATGAGTTGATTTTGGAAGTGCCAGAGGCAGAATTGGAATTGGTGAAAGCCAAATTGCCGGAGATTATGGGCAATGTGGCGACGCTGAAAGTGCCATTGCTAGCGGAAGTGGGGGTTGGGGAGAATTGGGAAGAGGCGCATTAA
- a CDS encoding DUF2782 domain-containing protein produces MRHLLIAALLGLFAIPALAEVVADVPPPMPTEDTPPKVESVPEVRIIEKKDATITEYRLRGKLYQVKVTPKVGKPYYLIDPTGKGEFVRSDIVDNIAVPTWVLFEF; encoded by the coding sequence ATGCGCCATTTACTGATTGCTGCATTACTGGGATTGTTCGCAATACCGGCATTGGCCGAAGTGGTGGCTGACGTTCCGCCGCCGATGCCCACCGAAGACACGCCGCCCAAAGTTGAGTCTGTGCCTGAAGTTCGCATTATCGAGAAAAAAGACGCGACGATTACCGAATATCGTCTGCGCGGAAAGCTGTATCAGGTCAAAGTAACGCCAAAAGTGGGTAAGCCGTATTACCTGATCGACCCGACCGGCAAGGGCGAATTTGTGCGTAGTGACATTGTTGACAATATTGCAGTCCCGACTTGGGTCTTGTTTGAATTCTGA
- a CDS encoding homoserine kinase, whose translation MSVFTTVSNDELVPFLKNYSLGQLVDIKGIAAGVTNTNYFVTTTHGKYVLTLFETLQASELPYYVDLMVHLGQHGIAIAAPIANLRGEYIDELNGKPTLLVPCLPGAVTDSPNVAQCGQVGEMLAQMHLAAASYSGQMSNPRGPQWWSATAHDMYPFMSEADAALLHAEVQLQSQHKFDQFQMNLPKGVIHADLFRDNALMNGDQVGGFIDFYYACNDILLYDLAITLNDWCVLENGDIDAERARAMLAGYQSVRPLTDDEVADWPIMLRAAALRFWVSRLLDFHKPAAGEMTFAKDPGHFQRVIQHHQARTDFWL comes from the coding sequence ATGTCTGTTTTTACAACGGTTAGTAATGACGAGTTAGTCCCATTTCTGAAAAATTATTCGCTGGGGCAACTGGTCGATATCAAGGGTATTGCCGCAGGCGTCACCAATACCAACTATTTCGTGACTACTACCCATGGTAAGTATGTACTAACGCTGTTTGAAACGCTGCAAGCGAGCGAGCTGCCGTACTACGTCGATTTGATGGTGCATCTGGGTCAGCACGGCATCGCGATTGCCGCGCCGATTGCCAATTTGCGCGGCGAATACATCGACGAGCTCAATGGCAAGCCAACGCTCTTGGTGCCTTGTCTGCCCGGCGCGGTCACCGATAGCCCGAATGTGGCGCAATGCGGTCAAGTCGGCGAAATGCTGGCGCAAATGCATTTGGCTGCGGCGAGCTATAGCGGCCAAATGAGTAACCCGCGCGGCCCGCAATGGTGGTCGGCGACGGCGCACGATATGTATCCGTTTATGAGCGAAGCCGATGCCGCTTTGCTACACGCCGAAGTACAACTGCAATCGCAGCATAAGTTCGATCAATTCCAGATGAATTTACCGAAGGGCGTGATCCACGCCGATTTATTCCGCGACAATGCGTTGATGAATGGCGATCAGGTCGGCGGCTTTATTGATTTTTACTACGCCTGCAATGACATTTTGCTGTACGACTTAGCGATTACGCTCAATGACTGGTGCGTGCTGGAAAACGGCGATATTGATGCCGAGCGCGCCCGTGCGATGTTGGCGGGCTATCAATCGGTGCGTCCATTAACGGACGATGAAGTCGCCGACTGGCCCATTATGCTGCGCGCCGCTGCGCTGCGCTTCTGGGTGTCGCGCTTGCTCGATTTCCACAAGCCAGCGGCAGGCGAAATGACTTTCGCCAAAGACCCAGGCCATTTCCAGCGCGTGATCCAACATCACCAAGCGCGTACTGATTTCTGGCTTTAA
- a CDS encoding sigma-70 family RNA polymerase sigma factor gives MLKIEELQHHHAAMLRYALFQLNDAGAAEDAVQEAILAALEKPESFQGQSSLKTWLMGILKYKVLDVLRRQYRDPQLIQARLDEENDRSDMDGFFDQTGHWGSDAPRHWAKPEACLEDRQFWQVYEECAQKMPRRTAMVFAMREVMELEIAEICQQLDITATNCSVLLYRARMSLRLCLDKNWFGRA, from the coding sequence ATGCTAAAAATCGAAGAGCTGCAACACCACCACGCGGCGATGCTGCGCTATGCGCTGTTTCAGCTTAACGATGCGGGCGCGGCGGAAGACGCGGTGCAAGAAGCGATTTTGGCTGCGCTAGAAAAGCCTGAGTCATTTCAAGGCCAGTCGAGCCTGAAAACTTGGTTGATGGGCATTTTGAAATACAAAGTGCTCGACGTCTTGCGCCGCCAATACCGAGATCCCCAATTGATTCAAGCTCGCCTTGACGAAGAAAATGATCGCAGCGATATGGATGGTTTCTTTGACCAGACTGGGCATTGGGGCTCGGATGCACCGCGCCACTGGGCCAAGCCTGAGGCGTGCCTAGAAGATCGCCAGTTCTGGCAAGTTTATGAAGAGTGCGCGCAGAAAATGCCGCGTCGTACCGCGATGGTGTTTGCGATGCGCGAGGTGATGGAGCTGGAGATTGCAGAAATTTGTCAGCAATTGGACATCACCGCGACTAATTGCTCAGTGCTGCTGTATCGGGCGCGGATGAGTCTGCGTTTGTGCCTCGATAAAAATTGGTTCGGGAGGGCTTGA
- a CDS encoding zf-HC2 domain-containing protein, which produces MGCREASFLLSQAQDRELALGEKISLRIHLLMCTKCTNFSRQLQMMRKLNRSYTAQGAQSEDQDPKDQA; this is translated from the coding sequence ATGGGTTGCCGAGAAGCGAGCTTTTTACTCTCGCAAGCACAAGACCGCGAGCTGGCATTGGGTGAAAAAATTAGCCTGCGCATTCATTTATTGATGTGCACAAAATGTACGAATTTTTCCCGCCAATTGCAGATGATGCGCAAGCTCAACCGTAGCTACACGGCGCAGGGCGCTCAATCGGAAGATCAAGACCCAAAAGATCAAGCATGA
- a CDS encoding FAD-binding oxidoreductase has product MTFLEQLNEWRTSHSILFGADTAPYCLDQRRRYQGRALAVARPNSTEQVQQLVRLCAEHQIAIVPQGGNTSLCGAATPLNDGQSIVISFERMTQIVQVDADNNTITVQAGVTLAQVQQAALAAKRLFPANWAAAQSCQIGGALATNAGGVNVLRYGNMRELTLGLEVVLADGELWEGLRGLRKDNTGYDLKQLFVGSEGTLGLITQAVLRLYPLPTAHATALVAVESPAAAVDLLRGLQAEVGDRVTSFELISAPCLDLLHQHFPRLPQPFQPIPAWCVLIELSDGGDSALLTDRLAEYLYAHGCMEAYVAQSPTEAADFWRLRESIPEAQRIDGVSIKHDISLPIGAVPDFLQKCDTEMLSSFAGARIVAFGHLGDGNLHYNLFLADKTAGVYALEPAVNDLVYRHVAAYNGSISAEHGIGQLKRATLQDARSDLELHMMRQIKATLDPLGLFNPGKVL; this is encoded by the coding sequence ATGACATTCTTAGAGCAATTAAACGAATGGCGCACTAGCCACTCAATTTTATTTGGCGCCGATACGGCGCCTTATTGTTTGGATCAACGCCGTCGCTATCAAGGCAGGGCGCTGGCAGTGGCCCGGCCTAATTCGACCGAGCAGGTGCAGCAATTAGTCCGCCTGTGTGCCGAGCACCAGATTGCCATCGTGCCACAAGGCGGCAATACCAGCTTATGCGGTGCGGCGACGCCACTCAATGATGGGCAATCGATCGTGATTTCGTTTGAGCGCATGACGCAGATTGTGCAGGTCGATGCCGATAACAATACGATTACCGTGCAAGCGGGCGTGACGCTGGCACAGGTGCAGCAGGCGGCGTTGGCGGCGAAACGTCTTTTTCCCGCCAATTGGGCCGCAGCGCAAAGCTGCCAGATCGGCGGTGCGCTGGCGACCAATGCCGGCGGCGTGAATGTACTGCGCTACGGCAATATGCGCGAGCTGACCTTGGGGCTAGAAGTGGTGCTAGCCGATGGCGAGCTGTGGGAAGGCTTGCGCGGCTTGCGTAAAGACAACACCGGCTATGATCTCAAGCAGCTTTTTGTCGGCTCGGAAGGCACGCTCGGCCTGATTACGCAGGCGGTGTTGCGGCTGTATCCTTTGCCGACCGCGCATGCGACGGCTTTGGTCGCGGTAGAAAGCCCCGCCGCGGCGGTGGATTTATTGCGCGGCTTGCAGGCCGAGGTGGGTGATCGCGTGACGTCTTTCGAGCTGATCTCTGCGCCGTGTCTTGATTTATTGCATCAGCACTTCCCACGTTTACCGCAGCCATTTCAGCCTATCCCGGCGTGGTGTGTGCTGATTGAGTTATCCGACGGTGGTGACTCGGCTTTGTTGACCGATAGGCTGGCGGAATATTTGTACGCGCATGGTTGTATGGAAGCCTATGTCGCGCAAAGCCCGACTGAAGCGGCGGACTTTTGGCGTTTGCGCGAATCGATTCCTGAGGCGCAGCGCATTGATGGTGTCAGCATTAAGCACGATATTAGTTTGCCCATTGGGGCTGTACCTGACTTTCTACAAAAGTGCGATACTGAGATGCTTTCGTCATTTGCAGGCGCTAGAATCGTCGCCTTTGGCCATTTGGGCGATGGTAATTTGCACTACAACTTGTTCTTGGCGGATAAAACCGCCGGCGTTTATGCTCTAGAGCCCGCAGTGAATGACTTGGTATACCGCCATGTTGCGGCATATAACGGAAGTATTAGTGCCGAGCATGGCATTGGTCAGCTCAAACGCGCCACTTTGCAAGACGCACGCTCCGATCTGGAGCTGCACATGATGCGACAAATCAAAGCCACATTGGATCCGCTGGGGCTGTTTAATCCCGGCAAGGTTTTATAA
- a CDS encoding type I secretion system permease/ATPase, which yields MEQNNTNTQTHEFGWHVGENQAHFDPLLDCLVELTRLHGEPWTAQALAAGLPLVENRLSPSLLPRAAARAGLSARVLRQSLNALPERLFPTIILLHGQRACVVLEKLPDGAFRVRMPETGESVEVFSAAELEAQYAGIAIIVRPRFRFDLRTPEMGQIRERHWFWGAMWDNWRIYRDALIAALLINIFALAMPLFSMNVYDRVVPNHAIETLWVLALGAGLILGFDFVLRTARGYILDVASKRIDISLSSLIMERVLGVKMSAKPASVGSFTANLRAFESVRDFIASASITTLVDLPFVLIFFLVLVWISPWLVLPPLIGALLIVLFSWLAQAKMNQLVELTQRAAAQRNATLVESMVGLETIKIMGAEGEMQRRYERATRFLAQIGGRLKLLSTTTVNFAQAISQLVSITIVIVGVYLLVDGQITMGGIIAASMLAGRAMAPLGQVAGLLMQYQNAKTSLGAVESHMQLPIERPANSNFLHRDAFRGEIEFRNVTFKYPDRDDIALNNVSFKMKAGERVGVIGRVGSGKTTIEKLILGLYQPTEGAVLIDGIDTRQIDPAELRRAVGYVPQDPLLFFGSLKQNIALGTPFADDAQILAAAELAGIAEFVNANPRGFDMSIGERGESLSGGQRQAVSIARAILNDPPMLILDEPSSAMDHQSEERLKSRLRTYLAGKTMLLVTHRTSLLELVDRLIVIDQGQIMADGPKAQVVEALQQGRIGKAGGAA from the coding sequence ATGGAGCAAAATAATACAAACACGCAAACCCATGAATTTGGCTGGCATGTTGGGGAAAATCAGGCGCACTTTGATCCCTTGCTCGACTGTTTGGTTGAGCTAACCCGCCTGCACGGAGAGCCGTGGACCGCGCAAGCGCTTGCTGCGGGTTTGCCGCTGGTCGAAAATCGGCTTAGCCCCTCATTACTGCCGCGTGCCGCTGCGCGCGCGGGCCTTTCGGCGCGTGTATTGCGCCAATCATTAAATGCACTACCCGAACGACTCTTTCCCACTATTATTTTGTTGCACGGTCAGCGCGCCTGCGTGGTACTGGAAAAGCTGCCCGATGGCGCTTTCCGCGTGCGGATGCCTGAAACGGGCGAGTCGGTGGAAGTCTTTAGCGCCGCCGAGTTGGAAGCGCAATACGCCGGGATCGCGATTATTGTTCGCCCGCGCTTTCGCTTTGATTTGCGTACGCCAGAAATGGGCCAGATTCGCGAGCGTCATTGGTTCTGGGGCGCGATGTGGGATAACTGGCGCATTTATCGCGACGCGCTGATCGCTGCACTGCTGATCAATATTTTCGCCTTGGCCATGCCGCTGTTTTCGATGAATGTGTACGACCGAGTGGTGCCCAATCATGCGATTGAAACGCTCTGGGTGCTGGCGCTGGGTGCTGGTTTGATCTTGGGCTTTGATTTTGTGCTGCGCACGGCGCGCGGCTATATCCTCGATGTGGCGTCCAAGCGGATTGATATTTCGCTGTCCAGTTTGATTATGGAGCGGGTGCTGGGCGTAAAAATGAGCGCCAAGCCCGCATCGGTTGGCTCATTTACCGCCAATTTGCGTGCTTTCGAGTCGGTGCGTGATTTTATTGCTTCGGCGTCGATCACGACGCTGGTCGATTTGCCATTTGTGCTGATTTTCTTCTTGGTACTGGTCTGGATTTCACCGTGGCTGGTGCTGCCGCCGCTGATTGGTGCTTTGCTGATCGTGCTGTTTTCATGGCTGGCGCAAGCCAAAATGAATCAATTGGTTGAGCTGACCCAGCGCGCCGCTGCGCAACGCAACGCAACTTTAGTCGAAAGTATGGTCGGGCTGGAAACGATCAAAATCATGGGCGCAGAGGGTGAAATGCAGCGCCGCTACGAGCGTGCGACGCGCTTTTTGGCGCAAATTGGTGGCCGCTTGAAACTGCTGTCCACGACGACGGTGAATTTTGCGCAGGCCATTTCGCAATTGGTGTCGATCACGATTGTGATTGTTGGCGTGTATTTGCTCGTCGATGGGCAAATTACGATGGGGGGCATTATCGCCGCTTCCATGTTGGCAGGCCGTGCGATGGCGCCGCTGGGGCAGGTGGCAGGGCTATTGATGCAATATCAAAATGCCAAAACGTCGCTCGGCGCGGTTGAAAGCCATATGCAATTGCCGATTGAGCGCCCAGCCAATAGCAATTTCCTGCACCGCGATGCCTTCCGTGGCGAAATCGAATTTCGCAATGTGACATTCAAATACCCCGATCGGGATGATATTGCGCTCAATAACGTTAGCTTCAAAATGAAAGCGGGCGAACGCGTCGGCGTGATTGGTCGGGTTGGCTCGGGCAAGACCACAATCGAAAAACTGATTTTGGGCCTGTATCAGCCTACAGAGGGCGCCGTGCTTATCGATGGGATCGATACCCGTCAGATTGACCCTGCCGAGCTGCGCCGCGCAGTGGGCTATGTGCCGCAAGACCCGCTGCTGTTTTTTGGCTCCTTAAAGCAAAATATCGCGCTGGGTACGCCCTTTGCCGATGATGCCCAGATTCTGGCGGCCGCTGAGCTGGCGGGGATTGCCGAATTTGTGAACGCCAATCCGCGCGGTTTTGATATGTCGATTGGTGAGCGTGGTGAATCTTTATCAGGTGGTCAGCGTCAGGCGGTATCGATTGCGCGTGCGATTTTGAATGACCCGCCGATGTTGATTCTGGATGAGCCAAGTAGTGCGATGGATCATCAAAGCGAAGAGCGACTGAAATCACGCTTGCGGACTTATTTGGCAGGAAAAACCATGCTGCTGGTGACGCACCGCACGTCTTTGCTCGAGTTGGTTGACCGACTGATTGTCATCGATCAAGGGCAAATTATGGCCGATGGGCCTAAGGCTCAGGTGGTTGAGGCGCTGCAACAGGGTCGAATTGGTAAAGCGGGAGGGGCTGCATAA
- a CDS encoding HlyD family type I secretion periplasmic adaptor subunit: MQGQHRLPPSAKPNVFKRTWEKIKANSDMMFDRYIFFAEERDLIDDRDYISDANHTIAEQSPHGARVLIRASALAVLVLLIWAAFAPLDEVTKGEGRVIPSRQLQVIQSLDGGSVQEILVREGQQVKKGDLLLKIDSTRFVSTLKESRAQYLSLKAKAARLDALANGKTFTMPDEVLKEAPNIAAQEQMLYESKRAELEASLGVARQQLNQRTQELNEIRARREQASQGYELTKKELDATRPLLKSGAVSDVEVLRLERDVSRYLGERDGASAQIPRVQASMAEANRKIQEVELMFRNQARTELAEATGKLGSLSEGSVGLADRVKQSEIRSPMNGTVKQLFANTVGGVIQPGKDIIEIVPSGESLVLEVKVQPRDIAFLRAQQAATVKFTAYDFSIYGGLDAEVVQIGADTVKDEKGNSFYLIRVRTKEGFLHKDGKRLPIIPGMVAEVDILTGKKTVLSYLLKPVLRAKSSALTER; this comes from the coding sequence ATGCAAGGTCAACACCGTTTACCGCCTAGCGCCAAACCCAATGTGTTTAAGCGCACCTGGGAAAAGATTAAAGCCAATAGCGACATGATGTTTGATCGCTATATCTTCTTTGCTGAAGAGCGCGATTTAATCGATGACCGTGATTATATTTCCGATGCCAATCACACGATTGCCGAGCAAAGCCCGCACGGCGCGCGCGTCTTGATTCGCGCTTCGGCGCTCGCAGTGCTGGTGCTGCTGATTTGGGCCGCGTTTGCGCCGCTGGATGAAGTGACCAAAGGGGAAGGGCGAGTGATTCCTTCGCGCCAACTGCAGGTGATCCAGAGTTTGGATGGCGGTAGCGTGCAGGAGATTTTGGTGCGCGAAGGTCAGCAGGTGAAAAAAGGCGATTTGCTGCTGAAAATCGACTCAACCCGCTTTGTTTCGACGCTCAAAGAAAGCCGTGCGCAGTATTTGTCATTGAAAGCGAAAGCCGCCCGACTGGATGCTTTAGCCAATGGCAAAACCTTCACCATGCCCGACGAGGTGCTCAAAGAAGCGCCTAATATCGCGGCTCAAGAGCAAATGCTGTACGAATCGAAGCGTGCCGAGTTGGAAGCGAGCTTGGGCGTTGCGCGTCAACAACTGAATCAGCGCACGCAAGAGCTCAATGAAATCCGCGCACGGCGCGAGCAAGCGTCGCAAGGCTATGAGCTGACGAAAAAAGAACTCGATGCCACGCGCCCCTTGCTGAAAAGCGGCGCGGTTTCTGATGTCGAGGTGTTGCGCTTGGAGCGCGATGTCTCGCGTTACCTCGGTGAGCGTGATGGCGCGAGCGCCCAGATTCCACGCGTGCAGGCCTCGATGGCCGAAGCTAATCGCAAGATTCAGGAAGTGGAGCTGATGTTCCGCAATCAGGCGCGCACCGAGCTGGCCGAAGCGACGGGCAAATTGGGTTCATTATCCGAGGGCAGCGTTGGTTTGGCGGATCGCGTGAAGCAATCAGAAATTCGTTCGCCCATGAATGGTACGGTTAAGCAGCTTTTTGCCAATACTGTGGGTGGCGTGATTCAGCCGGGGAAAGACATTATCGAAATCGTGCCCTCAGGTGAAAGCTTGGTGCTGGAAGTCAAAGTACAGCCGCGCGATATTGCTTTCCTGCGCGCGCAGCAAGCTGCGACGGTGAAATTCACTGCGTATGATTTTTCGATTTATGGCGGCCTGGATGCCGAAGTGGTGCAAATCGGTGCCGACACGGTGAAGGATGAAAAGGGTAATTCGTTTTATTTAATCCGCGTTCGTACCAAGGAAGGCTTTTTACATAAAGATGGTAAACGCTTGCCGATAATCCCAGGCATGGTGGCCGAAGTGGATATTCTAACTGGCAAGAAAACCGTTCTTTCCTATTTGTTGAAACCGGTGTTACGCGCCAAATCTTCCGCACTGACCGAACGATGA